One window from the genome of Grus americana isolate bGruAme1 chromosome 2, bGruAme1.mat, whole genome shotgun sequence encodes:
- the NKTR gene encoding NK-tumor recognition protein isoform X2, producing the protein MGVQDRPQCFFEIEINREPVGRIMFQLFSDICPKTCKNFLCLCSGEKGIGKTTGKKLCYKGTTFHRVVKNFMIQGGDFSEGNGKGGESIYGGYFKDENFILKHDRAFLLSMANRGKHTNGSQFFITTKPAPHLDGVHVVFGLVISGFEVIEQIENLKTDTASRPYADVRVIDCGVLVTKSAKDALEKKKKVCSDSEASDSSSSASSSSETSSESEAENERSRRRKRKRRTKTKQSRKRRKEERKKEDPRCKRISNQRRSLSDKSDITEKAVDVSTKRDKPVVRPEEIPPVPENRFLLRRDVPVANVEPEPKLLDATPVLTDQKPSVSKSGRKIKGRGTIRYHTPPRSRSCSESDNDESSETPPHWKEEMQRLRTYRPPSGEKWSKGDKLSDPCTSRWDERSASRRSRSWSHNGYSDLSIVRYSSHHKKHRKEKKKVKHKKKSKKQKHFKKHKQTKRKKTSASSDIESSHSFLRRTKSSCDRERKSRSSSLSSRHSSRRDWSKSDKEDQSSSTLSSRGTRSYYRSRSRSRSKSRSYSRRSSRSRSASKSSCSRSRSRSSSNPRHQKRVSNSPQNIATRLNENKLNKTEPVRAVILPSDKVIVPPVVPENLPVIPLSDSPPPSRWKPGQKPWKPSYERIQEMKAKTTHLIPAQTNYNLVVIKEANTSSSYRKRQRSSDSDRSGYSKYRSDRSSDSWPRSRSRSSRSRSYSRSYTRSRSPSSSRTKSRSSGRSPSLSKYRSDRSGYSESTSYYSLSDDDRRRNKRKSASSDQKAHALKLRQETSSESTHPYKCTKDYDESSQGLKESDSLSSSDLTTDSERSAKMKVVQEKEGRFQLEGDTQKQDKNSLSSERGEDKSKCERDSDHAKKKAVREKSSEQPRGGAKTKRKSYSGSKWDSESNSERGEARHNRGDSRPSSSKEEGEATSGSDTELSITKRIKKQSNSSEGFLDSDCTWKTSKQLSSSESESSCSSSTNVRGKSKKHKHGSKKTLKKSHSKKAKEKSKGKKEKTHKVQKRKEMFHWQPPLEFGEEEDDEINEKPVTKDDKEKQLTKDIKDKTQVCERDEIVKDKPGNGGKSCADENLLGKNTTCDASPDRGNFNKDSIETNASTSVLNSGINVTTCKNEIKQVEDSNQNGLEDVIQTDDNMEICTPDRNSPGKVDVDVLSPVILTAKPQALSASVNKDLQVETPEQDAVKLGNNIKDFINIKEEKETGRQENNSVPVSSAKDCSLKSEITENTQSNTIDNKWKPLQGVGNLQPATVSTAAEVKNVASAPEPKPAGLRIEIKAKNKVRPGSLFDEVRKTARLNRRPRNQESSSEEESPSRDDNSPSRSLTRSRSKSESKSRHRTRSISYSHSRSRSRSSTYSYRSRSYTRSRSRGWYSRDRSRSRSSSYHSYKSRSRTYSRSRSRSSSYGHHSRSRSYTYDSYYSRSRSRSKRSDSYRRSRSYDRRSRSYGSDSESDRSYSNNRSPSESSRYS; encoded by the exons aacaacaaaaccTGCTCCTCATCTCGACGG tgtacATGTTGTCTTTGGACTggttatttctggttttgaagtaATAGAGCAAAtagaaaatctgaaaactgaTACTGCAAGTAGGCCCTATGCAGATGTACGAGTTATTGACTGTGGGGTGCTTGTTACAAAATCAGCAAAAGATG CTttggagaagaagaagaaagtatGTTCCGACTCAGAAGCTTCAGACTCCTCCTCTAGTGCATCCAGCTCTTCAGAAACTTCATCTGAAAGTGAAGCCGAAaatgaaagaagcagaagaagaaagcGTAAAAGAagaactaaaaccaaacaatcAAGAAAAcgaagaaaggaggagaggaagaaagaggatcCAAGGTGCAAGCGAATCTCAAACCAAAGACG AAGCCTTTCTGACAAGAGTGatataacagaaaaagcagtcGATGTTAGTACAAAGAGGGACAAACCTGTGGTACGTCCTGAAGAAATTCCCCCAGTgcctgaaaacagatttttgctaAGAAGAGATGTGCCTGTCGCCAATGTAGAACCTGAACC GAAGCTTCTTGATGCTACGCCAGTTCTGACTGACCAGAAACCATCGGTCTCAAAATCTGGACgaaaaattaaaggaagagGCACAATA CGGTATCACACCCCACCTCGATCACGATCGTGTTCTGAATCCGACAATGATGAAAGCAGTGAGACCCCTCCTcactggaaagaagaaatgcagagattACGAACATACAGACCACCTAGTGGAGAAAAGTGGAGTAAAGGCGATAA GTTGAGTGACCCATGTACAAGCAGATGGGACGAAAGGAGTGCATCCCGGAGATCAAGATCTTGGTCACATAACGGGTATTCTGATCTAAGTATTGTGAGATATTCTAGCCATcacaaaaagcacagaaaagagaaaaagaaggtgaaacacaaaaagaaatctaaaaagcagaagcatttcAAGAAGCACAAGCAAacgaaaagaaagaaaacatcagccTCATCAGATATAGAATCCTCTCATTCCTTCCTCAGGAGGACAAAATCATCTTGTGATCGTGAGAGGAAATCTCGTTCTTCTTCATTGTCTTCTAGACATTCATCCAGAAGAGACTGGTCTAAATCCGATAAGGAAGACCAGAGCTCATCGACTTTATCAAGCAGAGGGACTCGATCATATTACAGATCCAGGTCGAGATCTAGGTCTAAATCAAGATCTTATTCCCGAAGAAGTTCTAGATCAAGATCAGCCTCTAAATCATCATGTTCTCGAAGTAGATCAAGGTCAAGTTCTAACCCTAGGCATCAAAAGAGAGTTTCCAATTCTCCACAAAATATTGCAACGcgattaaatgaaaataagttgAACAAGACTGAGCCTGTACGAGCAGTTATACTCCCAAGTGATAAAGTTATTGTACCACCAGTTGTCCCAGAAAATCTCCCCGTTATACCCTTAAGTGACAGTCCACCGCCTTCAAGGTGGAAACCTGGGCAGAAACCATGGAAACCATCTTATGAGCGAATTCAGGAAATGAAAGCTAAAACAACCCATTTAATACCCGCACAAACTAATTACAATTTAGTAGTCATTAAAGAGGCTAACACTTCTTCCTCCTATCGTAAGCGACAAAGGAGTTCAGATAGTGATCGAAGTGGTTATTCCAAATATCGTAGTGACAGAAGCTCAGATAGTTGGCCAAGATCAAGAAGCAGGTCCTCTCGAAGTAGGTCATACTCAAGATCTTATACAAGATCTAGAAGTCCATCTAGCTCTAGGACAAAATCTCGTTCTTCTGGCAGGTCACCATCGCTGAGTAAATACCGCAGTGACAGGTCAGGTTATAGTGAGTCAACATCTTACTATTCCCTTAGTGATGATGATAGAcgcagaaacaaaagaaaatccgCATCAAGTGATCAAAAAGCTCATGCTCTTAAACTGAGGCAAGAAACAAGCTCTGAAAGTACTCACCCTTACAAGTGTACAAAAGACTACGATGAGTCTTCTCAAGGATTGAAAGAGAGTGACAGTTTATCATCTTCAGACCTCACTACTGACAGTGAGCGTTCTGCCAAAATGAAAGTAGTCCAAGAAAAAGAAGGCCGTTTCCAATTAGAAGGAGATACTCAGAAACAGGATAAAAATAGCCTAAGTTCTGAGAGAGGGGAGGACAAATCCAAGTGTGAGCGGGATTCTGATCAtgctaaaaagaaagcagttagGGAGAAATCTTCTGAGCAACCTAGAGGTGGTGCAAAAACTAAACGAAAATCCTATTCGGGTAGTAAATGGGACTCTGAATCAAATTCCGAGAGAGGTGAGGCAAGGCATAATCGGGGAGATTCTAGACCCTCCTCTAGTAAAGAAGAAGGAGAGGCCACGTCAGGATCTGATACAGAGCTTAGCATTaccaaaaggataaaaaaacaGTCAAATTCTTCAGAAGGCTTTCTGGATTCTGATTGTACATGGAAGACAAGCAAACAGTTGTCATCTTCTGAATCTGAGAGTTCTTGTTCTAGCTCAACAAATGTTAGAGGAAAgtcaaaaaaacacaaacatggATCAaaaaaaactcttaaaaaatcacattccaaaaaagcaaaagaaaaatcaaaagggaaaaaggagaagacacacaaagttcagaaaagaaaagaaatgtttcactgGCAGCCCCCCCTGGAGTTTGGTGAAGAAGAAGATGATGAGATAAATGAAAAGCCGGTTACCAAGGAtgataaagaaaagcaacttaCCAAGGACATAAAGGATAAAACCCAAGTTTGTGAAAGGGATGAAATAGTCAAAGATAAACCGGGAAATGGTGGAAAGTCTTGTGCAGATGAAAACCTTTTAGGTAAAAACACTACATGTGATGCTTCACCAGATCGCGGTAATTTTAATAAAGACAGCATTGAAACAAATGCTTCAACCAGTGTTTTAAACTCGGGAATAAATGTGACCACTTGCAAGAATGAGATTAAACAAGTTGAAGACAGTAACCAGAACGGATTGGAAGATGTTATTCAGACAGATGACAACATGGAGATTTGTACTCCAGATCGTAACTCGCCAGGGAAGGTCGATGTGGATGTTTTGTCTCCTGTCATTCTCACTGCTAAACCTCAGGCTTTAAGTGCTAGTGTAAACAAAGATTTACAGGTTGAGACCCCTGAACAGGATGCTGTCAAACTAGGAAACAATATTAAAGactttattaatattaaagaagaaaaagaaacaggaaggcAAGAAAATAACTCTGTCCCTGTGTCCAGTGCTAAAGACTGTAgcttaaaaagtgaaattactgaaaatacacaaagcaaTACGATAGATAATAAATGGAAGCCTttgcaaggtgttggtaactTACAACCAGCAACAGTTAGTACTGCCGCAGAAGTTAAGAACGTAGCTTCAGCACCAGAGCCTAAACCAGCAGGTTTAAGAattgaaataaaagctaaaaataaagtaaGGCCTGGATCTCTGTTTGATGAAGTTAGAAAAACAGCACGACTAAATCGAAGGCCAAGGAACCAAGAAAGTTCCAGTGAGGAAGAATCTCCAAGTAGAGATGACAACAGCCCGTCCAGGAGTCTCACTAGGTCACGAAGTAAATCTGAATCTAAATCCAGACACAGAACAAGGTCCATATCTTACAGCCACTCAAGAAGTCGATCCCGAAGTTCTACATATTCCTATAG GTCAAGAAGCTAcacaagaagcagaagcagaggatGGTATAGTAGAGATCGCTCGAGAAGTCGAAGTAGTTCTTATCACAGTTACAAGAGTCGTAG TCGAACCTACAGTAGAAGTAGATCCCGAAGTAGTTCTTACGGTCATCATAGTCGATCCAG GTCATACACGTATGACAGTTACTATAGCAGAAGTCGAAGTAGGAGTAAAAGGAGTGACAGCTATCGAAGATCTAGGAGTTATGATCGGCGATCCAG GTCTTATGGCTCTGACAGTGAAAGTGATCGCAGTTACTCTAACAATCGAAGTCCCAGTGAAAGCAGCAGATACAGCTGA
- the NKTR gene encoding NK-tumor recognition protein isoform X4 yields the protein MANRGKHTNGSQFFITTKPAPHLDGVHVVFGLVISGFEVIEQIENLKTDTASRPYADVRVIDCGVLVTKSAKDALEKKKKVCSDSEASDSSSSASSSSETSSESEAENERSRRRKRKRRTKTKQSRKRRKEERKKEDPRCKRISNQRRSLSDKSDITEKAVDVSTKRDKPVVRPEEIPPVPENRFLLRRDVPVANVEPEPKLLDATPVLTDQKPSVSKSGRKIKGRGTIRYHTPPRSRSCSESDNDESSETPPHWKEEMQRLRTYRPPSGEKWSKGDKLSDPCTSRWDERSASRRSRSWSHNGYSDLSIVRYSSHHKKHRKEKKKVKHKKKSKKQKHFKKHKQTKRKKTSASSDIESSHSFLRRTKSSCDRERKSRSSSLSSRHSSRRDWSKSDKEDQSSSTLSSRGTRSYYRSRSRSRSKSRSYSRRSSRSRSASKSSCSRSRSRSSSNPRHQKRVSNSPQNIATRLNENKLNKTEPVRAVILPSDKVIVPPVVPENLPVIPLSDSPPPSRWKPGQKPWKPSYERIQEMKAKTTHLIPAQTNYNLVVIKEANTSSSYRKRQRSSDSDRSGYSKYRSDRSSDSWPRSRSRSSRSRSYSRSYTRSRSPSSSRTKSRSSGRSPSLSKYRSDRSGYSESTSYYSLSDDDRRRNKRKSASSDQKAHALKLRQETSSESTHPYKCTKDYDESSQGLKESDSLSSSDLTTDSERSAKMKVVQEKEGRFQLEGDTQKQDKNSLSSERGEDKSKCERDSDHAKKKAVREKSSEQPRGGAKTKRKSYSGSKWDSESNSERGEARHNRGDSRPSSSKEEGEATSGSDTELSITKRIKKQSNSSEGFLDSDCTWKTSKQLSSSESESSCSSSTNVRGKSKKHKHGSKKTLKKSHSKKAKEKSKGKKEKTHKVQKRKEMFHWQPPLEFGEEEDDEINEKPVTKDDKEKQLTKDIKDKTQVCERDEIVKDKPGNGGKSCADENLLGKNTTCDASPDRGNFNKDSIETNASTSVLNSGINVTTCKNEIKQVEDSNQNGLEDVIQTDDNMEICTPDRNSPGKVDVDVLSPVILTAKPQALSASVNKDLQVETPEQDAVKLGNNIKDFINIKEEKETGRQENNSVPVSSAKDCSLKSEITENTQSNTIDNKWKPLQGVGNLQPATVSTAAEVKNVASAPEPKPAGLRIEIKAKNKVRPGSLFDEVRKTARLNRRPRNQESSSEEESPSRDDNSPSRSLTRSRSKSESKSRHRTRSISYSHSRSRSRSSTYSYRSRSYTRSRSRGWYSRDRSRSRSSSYHSYKSRSRTYSRSRSRSSSYGHHSRSSRSYTYDSYYSRSRSRSKRSDSYRRSRSYDRRSRSYGSDSESDRSYSNNRSPSESSRYS from the exons aacaacaaaaccTGCTCCTCATCTCGACGG tgtacATGTTGTCTTTGGACTggttatttctggttttgaagtaATAGAGCAAAtagaaaatctgaaaactgaTACTGCAAGTAGGCCCTATGCAGATGTACGAGTTATTGACTGTGGGGTGCTTGTTACAAAATCAGCAAAAGATG CTttggagaagaagaagaaagtatGTTCCGACTCAGAAGCTTCAGACTCCTCCTCTAGTGCATCCAGCTCTTCAGAAACTTCATCTGAAAGTGAAGCCGAAaatgaaagaagcagaagaagaaagcGTAAAAGAagaactaaaaccaaacaatcAAGAAAAcgaagaaaggaggagaggaagaaagaggatcCAAGGTGCAAGCGAATCTCAAACCAAAGACG AAGCCTTTCTGACAAGAGTGatataacagaaaaagcagtcGATGTTAGTACAAAGAGGGACAAACCTGTGGTACGTCCTGAAGAAATTCCCCCAGTgcctgaaaacagatttttgctaAGAAGAGATGTGCCTGTCGCCAATGTAGAACCTGAACC GAAGCTTCTTGATGCTACGCCAGTTCTGACTGACCAGAAACCATCGGTCTCAAAATCTGGACgaaaaattaaaggaagagGCACAATA CGGTATCACACCCCACCTCGATCACGATCGTGTTCTGAATCCGACAATGATGAAAGCAGTGAGACCCCTCCTcactggaaagaagaaatgcagagattACGAACATACAGACCACCTAGTGGAGAAAAGTGGAGTAAAGGCGATAA GTTGAGTGACCCATGTACAAGCAGATGGGACGAAAGGAGTGCATCCCGGAGATCAAGATCTTGGTCACATAACGGGTATTCTGATCTAAGTATTGTGAGATATTCTAGCCATcacaaaaagcacagaaaagagaaaaagaaggtgaaacacaaaaagaaatctaaaaagcagaagcatttcAAGAAGCACAAGCAAacgaaaagaaagaaaacatcagccTCATCAGATATAGAATCCTCTCATTCCTTCCTCAGGAGGACAAAATCATCTTGTGATCGTGAGAGGAAATCTCGTTCTTCTTCATTGTCTTCTAGACATTCATCCAGAAGAGACTGGTCTAAATCCGATAAGGAAGACCAGAGCTCATCGACTTTATCAAGCAGAGGGACTCGATCATATTACAGATCCAGGTCGAGATCTAGGTCTAAATCAAGATCTTATTCCCGAAGAAGTTCTAGATCAAGATCAGCCTCTAAATCATCATGTTCTCGAAGTAGATCAAGGTCAAGTTCTAACCCTAGGCATCAAAAGAGAGTTTCCAATTCTCCACAAAATATTGCAACGcgattaaatgaaaataagttgAACAAGACTGAGCCTGTACGAGCAGTTATACTCCCAAGTGATAAAGTTATTGTACCACCAGTTGTCCCAGAAAATCTCCCCGTTATACCCTTAAGTGACAGTCCACCGCCTTCAAGGTGGAAACCTGGGCAGAAACCATGGAAACCATCTTATGAGCGAATTCAGGAAATGAAAGCTAAAACAACCCATTTAATACCCGCACAAACTAATTACAATTTAGTAGTCATTAAAGAGGCTAACACTTCTTCCTCCTATCGTAAGCGACAAAGGAGTTCAGATAGTGATCGAAGTGGTTATTCCAAATATCGTAGTGACAGAAGCTCAGATAGTTGGCCAAGATCAAGAAGCAGGTCCTCTCGAAGTAGGTCATACTCAAGATCTTATACAAGATCTAGAAGTCCATCTAGCTCTAGGACAAAATCTCGTTCTTCTGGCAGGTCACCATCGCTGAGTAAATACCGCAGTGACAGGTCAGGTTATAGTGAGTCAACATCTTACTATTCCCTTAGTGATGATGATAGAcgcagaaacaaaagaaaatccgCATCAAGTGATCAAAAAGCTCATGCTCTTAAACTGAGGCAAGAAACAAGCTCTGAAAGTACTCACCCTTACAAGTGTACAAAAGACTACGATGAGTCTTCTCAAGGATTGAAAGAGAGTGACAGTTTATCATCTTCAGACCTCACTACTGACAGTGAGCGTTCTGCCAAAATGAAAGTAGTCCAAGAAAAAGAAGGCCGTTTCCAATTAGAAGGAGATACTCAGAAACAGGATAAAAATAGCCTAAGTTCTGAGAGAGGGGAGGACAAATCCAAGTGTGAGCGGGATTCTGATCAtgctaaaaagaaagcagttagGGAGAAATCTTCTGAGCAACCTAGAGGTGGTGCAAAAACTAAACGAAAATCCTATTCGGGTAGTAAATGGGACTCTGAATCAAATTCCGAGAGAGGTGAGGCAAGGCATAATCGGGGAGATTCTAGACCCTCCTCTAGTAAAGAAGAAGGAGAGGCCACGTCAGGATCTGATACAGAGCTTAGCATTaccaaaaggataaaaaaacaGTCAAATTCTTCAGAAGGCTTTCTGGATTCTGATTGTACATGGAAGACAAGCAAACAGTTGTCATCTTCTGAATCTGAGAGTTCTTGTTCTAGCTCAACAAATGTTAGAGGAAAgtcaaaaaaacacaaacatggATCAaaaaaaactcttaaaaaatcacattccaaaaaagcaaaagaaaaatcaaaagggaaaaaggagaagacacacaaagttcagaaaagaaaagaaatgtttcactgGCAGCCCCCCCTGGAGTTTGGTGAAGAAGAAGATGATGAGATAAATGAAAAGCCGGTTACCAAGGAtgataaagaaaagcaacttaCCAAGGACATAAAGGATAAAACCCAAGTTTGTGAAAGGGATGAAATAGTCAAAGATAAACCGGGAAATGGTGGAAAGTCTTGTGCAGATGAAAACCTTTTAGGTAAAAACACTACATGTGATGCTTCACCAGATCGCGGTAATTTTAATAAAGACAGCATTGAAACAAATGCTTCAACCAGTGTTTTAAACTCGGGAATAAATGTGACCACTTGCAAGAATGAGATTAAACAAGTTGAAGACAGTAACCAGAACGGATTGGAAGATGTTATTCAGACAGATGACAACATGGAGATTTGTACTCCAGATCGTAACTCGCCAGGGAAGGTCGATGTGGATGTTTTGTCTCCTGTCATTCTCACTGCTAAACCTCAGGCTTTAAGTGCTAGTGTAAACAAAGATTTACAGGTTGAGACCCCTGAACAGGATGCTGTCAAACTAGGAAACAATATTAAAGactttattaatattaaagaagaaaaagaaacaggaaggcAAGAAAATAACTCTGTCCCTGTGTCCAGTGCTAAAGACTGTAgcttaaaaagtgaaattactgaaaatacacaaagcaaTACGATAGATAATAAATGGAAGCCTttgcaaggtgttggtaactTACAACCAGCAACAGTTAGTACTGCCGCAGAAGTTAAGAACGTAGCTTCAGCACCAGAGCCTAAACCAGCAGGTTTAAGAattgaaataaaagctaaaaataaagtaaGGCCTGGATCTCTGTTTGATGAAGTTAGAAAAACAGCACGACTAAATCGAAGGCCAAGGAACCAAGAAAGTTCCAGTGAGGAAGAATCTCCAAGTAGAGATGACAACAGCCCGTCCAGGAGTCTCACTAGGTCACGAAGTAAATCTGAATCTAAATCCAGACACAGAACAAGGTCCATATCTTACAGCCACTCAAGAAGTCGATCCCGAAGTTCTACATATTCCTATAG GTCAAGAAGCTAcacaagaagcagaagcagaggatGGTATAGTAGAGATCGCTCGAGAAGTCGAAGTAGTTCTTATCACAGTTACAAGAGTCGTAG TCGAACCTACAGTAGAAGTAGATCCCGAAGTAGTTCTTACGGTCATCATAGTCGATCCAG TAGGTCATACACGTATGACAGTTACTATAGCAGAAGTCGAAGTAGGAGTAAAAGGAGTGACAGCTATCGAAGATCTAGGAGTTATGATCGGCGATCCAG GTCTTATGGCTCTGACAGTGAAAGTGATCGCAGTTACTCTAACAATCGAAGTCCCAGTGAAAGCAGCAGATACAGCTGA